The following nucleotide sequence is from Ahniella affigens.
CTGGCTCCGCTATGGACCGCCCGTTCAGGCGCGCGTGCTCCAGGCGCTAAACGCTTCCGTTCCCGACCTGGTGAGCAAAACCGACCTGTCGGCGTTAACAGACCTGACCGCCGCAATCCGACGGGCAGCGCGTTTCGTGCCAGGCAGCCGTTGCCTGGATCAGGCACTGGCATGCTGGATCGTGGCCCAACGACTCGGATTGCCCGCCAGACTGAATCTTGGCATTCGGCGGCAACCGCAAGGCACCACCGCGCATGCCTGGATCAGCGCGGGTGATCAGCCGATTGCCGAAGACCCGGAAGCGCTGCGCCAGTTGCTGCCGCTCCTGTCGGGCGCGGTGCCGGCGATCCGCGAATTCGACTGATGCGCACCGAACTGCGCGCGCAGCGTCCGGTTGTTGGTCAAACTGTCGCCTCAGGCACAGGAACTGGGCGTGGATCGGCGCGATAATGCCCGTCCCGAGGAGCCCCCAATGCCCAACTGCTTGCGCCCCGTGTTGAGTGCGATGCTCAGTTTGATCGGGCCGGTGTGTGTCGCCGCGCCGATCACCGACACGGTCATTCTCGATATTCATGGTCGCGGTGCCGAGCGCGTCGCCGAGATCACGTCACAACCCTCAGTGCTCTGGTCGGCTGAGTTCGGCAATGAGCTCTTGCTCGGCGTTAGTGCCGAGTCGCGGGCGCACTGGTTGACCCGCGCGGACGCCCGTCCCGGCCCGGACGGACTCAGCCTCGATACCCTTCGGGTGCGCGATCACGTGTGCACGCTGCACGACCCGCCGCCAGCGCTCGATGTGGTCGGCGGCTACGAGATCCTGCGGGTCGAACCGCACTGGTCGAAGCTGGCATTCCATCCCAATCTCTTGGGCGCCAAAGTACCGCCATCCGGAATCGTCTCCCGCGAGCGCGGCAACAGCGGCACTGCCAAAGCGGTACTGCCGACCGACCCGAGCGTGGTCAGTCTGCTGAGCCAGATCGACAGTGAGCGCTGGTTTCAAACCGTCAGCGACTTGGCAGAAATGAATCGGAACAGCTACAGCGCTGGACTCAATACGGCGCGCGATTACATCCAAACGCAGTTTGCGAATGCCGGCCTCAGCACCGAACTGGCGCCCTACACACTGCCTGGCGCCAACTGTCAGCCAACCAACGTCAACATTGAGCTCAGCAACGTCGTTGGCAAGAAACTCGGCAACCTATGGCCAAACGAATGGGTGGTGATTGGTGCGCACTACGATTCCCGCAATAGTGTGCGCTGCGATGGCACCGTGAACCCACAGCCCGGCGCCAACGACAACGCCAGCGGCTGTGCGGGCGTCATTGAGCTGGCGCGGGTCTTTCAGAACATTCCAACCGCGCGCACGATGGTATTTGCGTGTTTCTCTGGCGAGGAACAAGGCCTGGTCGGGAGCAACCGGTATGTGGGCGCATTGGAGGCCAGTGGCGAACTCGGCAATGTCCAACACATGATCAACCTGGACATGATGGGGCATGCCATCGACAACACCCTGAGCGCGCGCATCGAAACTACCACCACGCATGCCAACTGGCTGACGTTCTATGGCGACCGCGCTGCCACGTATGCGCCTGAGCTGAACCTCATCACGTCGACCGCCACCCAGGCCTACAGTGACCATTGGTACTTTCTGGACCGCGGCATACCGGCCATGTTCACGTGGGAAAACGGCGCCGGGATCTACCCGCACTATCATCAAAGCACCGACGTGCCGGCCAACATGCAGCGCGCGCAACCCTTGGCCGCCGGCATTCTGAAAATGGACGCTGCGGTGCTCGCCGATTTGGTCAATATCTACGGGGTGTTCGCCGACCAGTTCGAATAGCGGTGATCGTCACGCAAGCCAGCGAGACCACTGCGCTCATTTGCAGCATCGGCCAACACACGCTCTTCGGCATTGGCATAGCGCCGGTCCCAATCCCGGAGCTTGGGCACGAGCAAGGCATGCCAAAGCGGCGGAATCAACGCGATGATGAGCGTGGTCAGATAGCCGCTGACCATCATCGGCGCATTAGGGTACGGCCGTAAGTCGGGATACGACACTTCGCCTTCGGCATGATGATGCGAATGGCGCGTCAGGTTGAACATGGTCCATGAGCTGACGCGACGGTTGGTGTTCCACGAATGCCGCGGCGCGACGGGCGCATGCTCGGCCCGGACCAGACCATAGTGCTCCATGTAGTTGACGACTTCGAGCAGTGCCTTGCCGAACAGCGCGCAGCCGACAAAGAACAACATCCCGACGACACCGCCGACGGCCCATGCGGCCAGAATCAGCACGAGGCTCATCGAAAACCCACGCAGCACAGCGTTGAATGGGCTGAACGTCGATCGCCCTAACTTGGCGAGACGCGCCGTTTCGATGGCCCAGGCGCTCCGATTGCCGAGCCATGTGGAACGCAGCATGTGCCAGTACACATTGCGCCCACGCGGTGCGGTAGCCGGGTCGACACGGGTCGCGACGTAGCGATGGTGACCGTAAACATGCTCAATCGAAAAACTGCTATCGACGCTGAAGGCCAGCAGCCATCGACCGATCAACAGTGATGCCCGATCCCAGGTACGATGAACGAGCTCGTGCGCCGGAATGGTGCCAATCAGACCAATCATCAATCCCGTCAAAATGAGCCCGGCGACATGGTGCCCGACAGTGCTGTCCGCGCGCGCCGCCAGCAGGTCGTAACCACTTAACGCGCTGAGCCACTGCCCGAATCCCATCGCGTCGGTCGGCGCCACGGACCATACCGCCGCAAACGCAATCATCGCCAACAGCGGCAGCGCGGCCCAGAGCTGCCAGGTCAACCACTTTGGTGCACGAAAGTCGGGGGTCCGGACATCATCGCCGGCTAAGGCATCGCCCAGAATGTAGACCGCGACCACGACGAGCAATCCGATCGTGGTGTACGCGCCACCCGCGAGCAACGACAGCAGTGAGAACACGCCGATCGCATGAAACCCCAGGTACTTGGCGTAATCGAACCACCGCGCCGGCACGCGCTGATCGGGCGGCAGGTCCTGCTGCGGCGGCTCGGGCAATAGCGACGGGCCCTCGTCGAACTGATCAAACGCGACACTCGTTTGCGGTACGCCCATCGCATGCAACGTCGCCAACACCGAGTGAACCATCACCGGCACGCCGCAGACCCGGATCACCTGGTGGCCAGCTGCCTGATGCGCAGCGTGCCACGTATCCAAGTGATCCTGGACATGGCCGCGCAGGCCAGTCCAAGCCGCGCTCGCTTGACTCAGCACGGGCACGAATCGAACGTATTCAGGCGCCGCGTCCAACCATGGCGCGGCGAGTTGCAAATCTTCCTCACGGCGCACCCCGAACAGCACCGTCATGTCGCGCCGATCGCCCGAGCGCGCTGCGGCTTCGAGCATCGCAAGCATCGGTGCAATGCCCGTGCCGGTGGCAATCATCAGCACGGGTGATGCATCCATGGGTAGTAGCAGCTCGCCGCGCCCTGCACTCAGTTGCACCGCCTCGCCCGTGCGATCGGCCGCCTGCAGCCACGTGCTCAGTTGGCCGCCCGGTATCAACCGGATCAGAAACCGCAAGACGCGGCCATCGCCGCTCGGAATTGGGCTCAATTCGCGGACGACGCCCGGCAAGCCCGCACAAGCCATCGCCGCATGCTGACCCGCGGTTCCGGACCAAGGCGTCGCCAGTGTGACGGTCCATTCGACGACGTCGGGTGTCAACAGTCGCTGCCCGGTGACGCGCCCGGCATGCCAAGGCAGTGTCTCGGGTTCGGGATCGAATGCAATCGTCACATCTGATCGCGGCACGGTCTGGCAGGCCAGCACCACGCCCTCTGCGCGCTCCGTTGCACTGAGCAAATAACTGGTGTCAGTGCGCTGGAACACCTGGCCGGACTGCAGTCGACACTTGCAACTGCCGCAGCCACCAACGCGGCACCGATAACGCATCGGCACGCCAGCAGCCAGCGCGGCATCCAGCACGGTCTGGTGCTTGCCAACCGTTACCAAATGTTCGTTCAGCGCGGCCGTAAAATGTGTCGTTGCAATCTTGTCAGCACGGTCGGACATCACGCGACGCTCTGGAAATCAGCTCAGGATGGGGCGAACGATACGCCCACTCATTGGCGCTTGGTGGGTCATTTTCTGCCATCATCCGACGAGCCGAGCCAAATCCATGCGCCGTTCCACTCGCCTGACCCGATTGCCCACCCTGAGCCCCGAATCCGGCTCCGCCCTGTACGCGCTGTATCTCCGCCCGATCTCCCAACAGATCGAGTACTCGGGCGTCAGTCTGGCGAGTTGCCTCGATGCGGTTGGGTTGCCGCTGAACCTGCTGGACCATGAAGCGCCCATCATCAGCGCCCGCCAGTTCCTAGGCTTGCTGCGCGAAGGCATGACGCGCGCGGACGAACCTGCGCTGGGCCTGCTGATTGGTCAACGGCTACTGCCGGAAACGCACGGGCTGCTGAGTCTCGCCGCCATGCAGAGCGGCAGCCTGCGCGAGACCGTCGCCATCCTCGAAGCGTTCCTTGCGCTTCGCACACAACTGGTTGGGTTCCGCGTCGTCACGCGTGGTCAACGCGTCATGCTGGAGATCCGCGAATCGCACCCGCTTGGCGCACTCAGCACGCCGGTCCTGGAGGCCATTCTTCTGGCGATCAAGAACTTGTTGGACGCAGTCGCAATGGGCGAAACGGGCGTGATCGCCGTGCATTGCCCGTTTCCCGCCCCGCCTTACGACGCACTGGCGCAGGACTTGTTTTCGTGCCCGGTGCGCTATCGCAGCCGGACTGCCGCCTTGGTGTTGGACGCGGCCGTGCTGGATCGCCCGCTGAGAGCCGCACAGCGCGATGCGTTTTCCGCCGCCACCGCCGCGTGTCA
It contains:
- a CDS encoding lasso peptide biosynthesis B2 protein, whose protein sequence is MPNRLRLMVLLCWLRYGPPVQARVLQALNASVPDLVSKTDLSALTDLTAAIRRAARFVPGSRCLDQALACWIVAQRLGLPARLNLGIRRQPQGTTAHAWISAGDQPIAEDPEALRQLLPLLSGAVPAIREFD
- a CDS encoding M28 family metallopeptidase, which gives rise to MPNCLRPVLSAMLSLIGPVCVAAPITDTVILDIHGRGAERVAEITSQPSVLWSAEFGNELLLGVSAESRAHWLTRADARPGPDGLSLDTLRVRDHVCTLHDPPPALDVVGGYEILRVEPHWSKLAFHPNLLGAKVPPSGIVSRERGNSGTAKAVLPTDPSVVSLLSQIDSERWFQTVSDLAEMNRNSYSAGLNTARDYIQTQFANAGLSTELAPYTLPGANCQPTNVNIELSNVVGKKLGNLWPNEWVVIGAHYDSRNSVRCDGTVNPQPGANDNASGCAGVIELARVFQNIPTARTMVFACFSGEEQGLVGSNRYVGALEASGELGNVQHMINLDMMGHAIDNTLSARIETTTTHANWLTFYGDRAATYAPELNLITSTATQAYSDHWYFLDRGIPAMFTWENGAGIYPHYHQSTDVPANMQRAQPLAAGILKMDAAVLADLVNIYGVFADQFE
- a CDS encoding fatty acid desaturase; translated protein: MSDRADKIATTHFTAALNEHLVTVGKHQTVLDAALAAGVPMRYRCRVGGCGSCKCRLQSGQVFQRTDTSYLLSATERAEGVVLACQTVPRSDVTIAFDPEPETLPWHAGRVTGQRLLTPDVVEWTVTLATPWSGTAGQHAAMACAGLPGVVRELSPIPSGDGRVLRFLIRLIPGGQLSTWLQAADRTGEAVQLSAGRGELLLPMDASPVLMIATGTGIAPMLAMLEAAARSGDRRDMTVLFGVRREEDLQLAAPWLDAAPEYVRFVPVLSQASAAWTGLRGHVQDHLDTWHAAHQAAGHQVIRVCGVPVMVHSVLATLHAMGVPQTSVAFDQFDEGPSLLPEPPQQDLPPDQRVPARWFDYAKYLGFHAIGVFSLLSLLAGGAYTTIGLLVVVAVYILGDALAGDDVRTPDFRAPKWLTWQLWAALPLLAMIAFAAVWSVAPTDAMGFGQWLSALSGYDLLAARADSTVGHHVAGLILTGLMIGLIGTIPAHELVHRTWDRASLLIGRWLLAFSVDSSFSIEHVYGHHRYVATRVDPATAPRGRNVYWHMLRSTWLGNRSAWAIETARLAKLGRSTFSPFNAVLRGFSMSLVLILAAWAVGGVVGMLFFVGCALFGKALLEVVNYMEHYGLVRAEHAPVAPRHSWNTNRRVSSWTMFNLTRHSHHHAEGEVSYPDLRPYPNAPMMVSGYLTTLIIALIPPLWHALLVPKLRDWDRRYANAEERVLADAANERSGLAGLRDDHRYSNWSANTP
- a CDS encoding AraC family transcriptional regulator, encoding MRRSTRLTRLPTLSPESGSALYALYLRPISQQIEYSGVSLASCLDAVGLPLNLLDHEAPIISARQFLGLLREGMTRADEPALGLLIGQRLLPETHGLLSLAAMQSGSLRETVAILEAFLALRTQLVGFRVVTRGQRVMLEIRESHPLGALSTPVLEAILLAIKNLLDAVAMGETGVIAVHCPFPAPPYDALAQDLFSCPVRYRSRTAALVLDAAVLDRPLRAAQRDAFSAATAACQSALQILAETQSVSADVQRLLIASRGRFPSWAACARLLHKSPRSLHRHLQAEGSSYRGLMDQVRMQFALDHLQSGRFTVAQTAMMLGYTDLANFRRAFKRWRGQTPASVRPHPGKRTV